One Vigna unguiculata cultivar IT97K-499-35 chromosome 7, ASM411807v1, whole genome shotgun sequence genomic region harbors:
- the LOC114191113 gene encoding pyruvate, phosphate dikinase regulatory protein 1, chloroplastic, producing the protein MPISRLCPSVPQIVACTQNDQTGSKAVSGRPKGSPQLNRWSRARAIRSGQKLDRSSLRTQPPEPNTPLSQLPIPVDPDDAANLDGAEAMTVKSIYIVSDGTGWTAEHCVSAALGQFDYCLVDRGCPVSTHLFSGIDEAEKLLEITKQAAKEGALLVYTLADPQLAMAAKQACKLWGVPSSDVLGPITEDIASHLGVSPSGLPRGASGLPLSDDYFRRIEAVEFTIKQDDGASPQNLAKADIVLTGVSRTGKTPLSIYLAQKGYRVANVPIVLGVPMPRTLFEVDPKKVFGLTINPLVLQNIRSARTKTMGLSSDGRSIYSEMNYVREELEFAGRLFAQNPLWPVIDVTGKAIEETAAVLLRLFHDRKNKCTMSRISKRY; encoded by the exons ATGCCAATTTCGCGGTTGTGTCCTTCTGTTCCCCAAATCGTAGCGTGCACGCAAAACGACCAAACCGGGTCGAAGGCCGTTTCTGGGAGACCCAAGGGGAGCCCTCAGCTGAACCGATGGTCCAGAGCCCGAGCCATACGGTCTGGGCAGAAATTGGACCGTTCCAGTCTCCGAACCCAACCACCGGAACCCAACACTCCTCTAAGTCAACTTCCTATACCGGTGGACCCAGACGACGCCGCTAATTTGGACGGCGCAGAGGCCATGACCGTCAAGTCCATCTACATAGTCTCCGACGGAACCGGCTGGACAGCTGAACATTGCGTTAGCGCCGCTTTGGGTCAGTTCGATTACTGCTTGGTCGACCGTGGCTGCCCCGTCAGTACCCATTTGTTTTCTGGG ATTGATGAGGCGGAGAAGTTGCTGGAGATCACAAAGCAAGCAGCTAAGGAGGGTGCTTTGCTTGTTTATACTTTGGCTGATCCACAATTGGCTATGGCGGCAAAGCAGGCATGTAAGCTATGGGGTGTGCCTTCCAGTGATGTGTTGGGACCCATCACAGAGGACATTGCTTCTCATTTGGGTGTTTCTCCCTCTGGCCTTCCTCGTGGGGCTTCAGGCCTTCCCCTATCTGATGATTACTTTCGTAGGATTGAAGCTGTTGAGTTCACCATCAAGCAAGATGATGGGGCATCTCCCCAGAATCTGGCCAAGGCTGACATTGTTCTCACCGGCGTTTCCCGCACCGGCAAGACCCCCTTGTCCATTTATCTTGCTCAGAAGGGGTACAGGGTGGCCAATGTGCCCATTGTTTTGGGGGTGCCAATGCCAAGGACTCTGTTTGAGGTGGATCCGAAGAAGGTTTTTGGGTTGACTATAAACCCTCTTGTCTTGCAGAATATTAGAAGTGCAAGGACTAAAACCATGGGATTAAGTTCAGATGGTAGGAGTATTTATTCGGAGATGAATTATGTCAGGGAGGAACTTGAATTCGCTGGAAGGCTCTTTGCTCAGAACCCTCTTTGGCCAGTCATTG ATGTGACTGGAAAAGCCATTGAAGAGACTGCAGCTGTTCTGTTGAGGCTGTTCCATGACAGGAAGAACAAGTGCACCATGTCAAGGATCTCAAAACGCTATTAG
- the LOC114191114 gene encoding uncharacterized protein LOC114191114 isoform X2 has protein sequence MEREEIPGLNSGDSSSREALESEQKNMGTQRISVSDHINAFQYSADEADSFVIDMDSFSPPTINKDSINTNSRITRNLSRKGSQRGGDRKVNGNVTLHDRDTVPTTCSPKAALAGSCTAEKSATVAVGSTQHSTNTQVHHHITITASNMCTTNTESKSVTRRNSFKRPSSWLLDPRRVLIFFATLSSMGTMLLIYFTLTISKQSADE, from the exons ATGGAAAGGGAAGAAATTCCTGGGTTG AATTCTGGTGATTCTTCTTCTCGCGAGGCTTTGGAATCCGAACAGAAGAACATGGGTACCCAGAGAATCTCTGTTTCAGATCACATAAACGCGTTTCAGTATTCAGCTGACGAAGCTGATAGCTTTGTGATTGACATGGATTCCTTCTCTCCTCCCACCATCAACAAAGATAGTATCAACACTAATTCAAGAATTACA CGGAACCTTTCCAGGAAAGGATCTCAGCGTGGGGGCGACAGGAAGGTGAACGGCAATGTTACACTTCATGATAGGGATACTGTTCCAACTACATGCTCACCAAAAG CTGCTCTAGCAGGATCCTGCACGGCTGAAAAGTCAGCGACGGTAGCAGTAGGGTCCACGCAACATTCCACAAACACACAGGTTCATCATCATATTACTATTACTGCCAGTAacatgtgcaccaccaacacCGAAAGCAAAAGTGTAACTAGAAGAAATAGTTTTAAACGACCTTCTTCTTGGCTCCTTGACCCTAGAAGAGTTCTTATTTTCTTCGCCACCTT GTCAAGCATGGGAACAATGTTGCTAATATACTTCACTCTTACTATCAGCAAGCAAAGTGCAGATGAATAA
- the LOC114191114 gene encoding uncharacterized protein LOC114191114 isoform X1 → MEREEIPGLNSGDSSSREALESEQKNMGTQRISVSDHINAFQYSADEADSFVIDMDSFSPPTINKDSINTNSRITLQRNLSRKGSQRGGDRKVNGNVTLHDRDTVPTTCSPKAALAGSCTAEKSATVAVGSTQHSTNTQVHHHITITASNMCTTNTESKSVTRRNSFKRPSSWLLDPRRVLIFFATLSSMGTMLLIYFTLTISKQSADE, encoded by the exons ATGGAAAGGGAAGAAATTCCTGGGTTG AATTCTGGTGATTCTTCTTCTCGCGAGGCTTTGGAATCCGAACAGAAGAACATGGGTACCCAGAGAATCTCTGTTTCAGATCACATAAACGCGTTTCAGTATTCAGCTGACGAAGCTGATAGCTTTGTGATTGACATGGATTCCTTCTCTCCTCCCACCATCAACAAAGATAGTATCAACACTAATTCAAGAATTACA TTGCAGCGGAACCTTTCCAGGAAAGGATCTCAGCGTGGGGGCGACAGGAAGGTGAACGGCAATGTTACACTTCATGATAGGGATACTGTTCCAACTACATGCTCACCAAAAG CTGCTCTAGCAGGATCCTGCACGGCTGAAAAGTCAGCGACGGTAGCAGTAGGGTCCACGCAACATTCCACAAACACACAGGTTCATCATCATATTACTATTACTGCCAGTAacatgtgcaccaccaacacCGAAAGCAAAAGTGTAACTAGAAGAAATAGTTTTAAACGACCTTCTTCTTGGCTCCTTGACCCTAGAAGAGTTCTTATTTTCTTCGCCACCTT GTCAAGCATGGGAACAATGTTGCTAATATACTTCACTCTTACTATCAGCAAGCAAAGTGCAGATGAATAA
- the LOC114191114 gene encoding uncharacterized protein LOC114191114 isoform X3 yields MGTQRISVSDHINAFQYSADEADSFVIDMDSFSPPTINKDSINTNSRITLQRNLSRKGSQRGGDRKVNGNVTLHDRDTVPTTCSPKAALAGSCTAEKSATVAVGSTQHSTNTQVHHHITITASNMCTTNTESKSVTRRNSFKRPSSWLLDPRRVLIFFATLSSMGTMLLIYFTLTISKQSADE; encoded by the exons ATGGGTACCCAGAGAATCTCTGTTTCAGATCACATAAACGCGTTTCAGTATTCAGCTGACGAAGCTGATAGCTTTGTGATTGACATGGATTCCTTCTCTCCTCCCACCATCAACAAAGATAGTATCAACACTAATTCAAGAATTACA TTGCAGCGGAACCTTTCCAGGAAAGGATCTCAGCGTGGGGGCGACAGGAAGGTGAACGGCAATGTTACACTTCATGATAGGGATACTGTTCCAACTACATGCTCACCAAAAG CTGCTCTAGCAGGATCCTGCACGGCTGAAAAGTCAGCGACGGTAGCAGTAGGGTCCACGCAACATTCCACAAACACACAGGTTCATCATCATATTACTATTACTGCCAGTAacatgtgcaccaccaacacCGAAAGCAAAAGTGTAACTAGAAGAAATAGTTTTAAACGACCTTCTTCTTGGCTCCTTGACCCTAGAAGAGTTCTTATTTTCTTCGCCACCTT GTCAAGCATGGGAACAATGTTGCTAATATACTTCACTCTTACTATCAGCAAGCAAAGTGCAGATGAATAA
- the LOC114192216 gene encoding NDR1/HIN1-like protein 26, with protein MHNNDHIPVHHVRGSNPKPMKLNRHHSVRYYVHRVHESLTTRVSKMICATFLGLLFIVGLITFILWLSLRPHRPRFHIHQFNMPGLTQNYGFENAVITFNVTARNANQNIGVNYESMDAAVFYRDQKIGYTPLLFPFYQEPKNTTEVDGELSGASLTVSSERWSEFQSDRADGSVVFRLELTSVIRFKISSWESKRHTMHANCDVGVGSDGSLLTNFKDKRCPVYFS; from the coding sequence ATGCACAACAACGACCACATACCGGTTCACCACGTCCGTGGTTCGAACCCGAAACCCATGAAACTGAACCGGCACCACTCGGTTCGCTACTACGTCCATCGAGTCCACGAAAGCCTCACAACGCGGGTCTCCAAGATGATCTGCGCCACCTTCTTGGGCCTCCTTTTCATTGTGGGCCTCATCACCTTCATCCTATGGCTCAGTCTCCGGCCCCATAGGCCCAGGTTTCACATCCACCAGTTCAACATGCCGGGTCTGACCCAAAATTACGGGTTCGAAAATGCCGTCATAACCTTCAACGTAACAGCGCGAAACGCCAACCAGAACATCGGGGTTAACTATGAGTCCATGGACGCAGCGGTTTTTTACCGGGACCAGAAAATCGGCTACACTCCGTTACTCTTTCCGTTTTATCAAGAGCCCAAGAACACGACGGAGGTGGACGGTGAACTTAGTGGCGCCTCGTTGACCGTTAGTAGTGAGCGGTGGTCGGAGTTCCAGAGCGACAGGGCGGACGGTAGCGTGGTGTTCCGCTTGGAATTGACGTCTGTGATCAGATTCAAGATTTCGTCGTGGGAGAGCAAGCGCCACACGATGCACGCCAATTGTGACGTGGGAGTGGGTTCCGATGGTTCCCTCTTGACCAACTTCAAGGACAAGAGATGCCCCGTTTATTTTTCTTGA
- the LOC114191742 gene encoding cysteine-rich receptor-like protein kinase 25, which translates to MHLPPHNYTLLCFPCKKGMASFYFFILQLSFFSLFLHCSAYNIIQGATHENPKAFYNCTRNTTSASYSVAYRSNVKTLLDWLSSNATNHDRFYNTTVASQHKADTAYGSFFCMRNAPKLCQQCVTEAAKLLSSLCTIAQEAIVWYEVCYVRYSDRCFFSTVEDSPKLSFGNDEDYKGQVERFNAIVWDMLNDLRNEAASASDKRADKSVNITDNQNTYGCAWCLPYMSEDKCRWCLSVAIAENPTGCCRGKSGGSVILPSCGVRYELYPFLSVHSTWLSPPPLLNTPPPFASPGKRKQKTLTIVVTVVPIVVSLVLLSLGCVCFLRRKETKNRHDILKESFGHDSTTLESLRFELVKIEAATNRFAKENMIGKGGFGEVYRGILSDGQEIAVKRLTGSSRQGAVEFKNEVQVIAKLQHRNLVRLLGFCLEDDEKILIYEYVPNKSLDYFLLDIKKRRLLSWSERLKIIRGIARGILYLHEDSCLKIIHRDLKPSNVLLDSNMNPKISDFGMARIVAGDENEASTGRIVGTYGYMSPEYAMHGQFSVKSDVFSFGVMVLEIINGKRKGCLSEPEVIDDIRRHAWTKWTKERALELLDPEIEGGYCGEEVKKCIHIGLLCVQEDPNDRPTMATVVLYLNNPSINLPSPHEPGYFKRNREQLNITNDKELDNITDSVNDISLTKFFPR; encoded by the exons ATGCATCTGCCACCCCATAATTATACCCTTCTTTGTTTCCCTTGTAAAAaaggcatggcttcattttactTCTTCATTTTGCAGCTATCTTTCTTTTCCCTCTTTCTTCATTGCTCTGCTTATAATATCATCCAAGGTGCTACCCATGAAAATCCCAAAGCTTTCTATAACTGTACAAGGAACACCACTTCCGCTTCCTATAGCGTGGCTTACCGTTCTAACGTCAAAACACTCCTAGATTGGCTCTCCTCCAATGCCACTAACCATGACAGATTCTACAACACCACAGTTGCTAGCCAACACAAAGCAGACACTGCCTATGGGAGCTTCTTTTGTATGAGAAACGCCCCTAAACTCTGCCAACAATGCGTCACAGAAGCTGCTAAACTTCTATCATCACTTTGCACCATTGCGCAAGAGGCTATTGTATGGTACGAAGTGTGCTACGTGCGCTACTCTGATCGTTGTTTCTTCTCCACTGTGGAGGATAGTCCTAAACTCTCCTTTGGGAATGATGAGGACTATAAGGGTCAGGTTGAGCGTTTCAACGCTATTGTGTGGGATATGCTGAACGATTTGAGAAATGAGGCAGCAAGTGCTTCTGATAAACGAGCTGATAAGTCTGTGAATATCACAGATAACCAAAACACTTATGGCTGTGCTTGGTGCCTACCATACATGTCCGAAGACAAGTGCAGATGGTGTCTTAGCGTGGCCATAGCAGAGAATCCAACCGGTTGCTGCAGAGGAAAATCTGGGGGATCAGTCATACTTCCTAGTTGTGGTGTTAGATACGAATTATATCCATTCCTTTCGGTACATAGTACTTGGCTGTCTCCTCCACCACTTCTCAACACTCCTCCTCCTTTTGCTTCACCAG GGAAAAGAAAACAGAAGACACTAACAATAGTTGTGACGGTTGTTCCAATTGTTGTTTCACTGGTGCTTTTATCCTTGGGTTGCGTCTGTTTTCTACGAAGGAAAGAAACAAAGAATCGACATGATATTCTCAAAGAAAGCT TTGGGCATGACAGTACCACTTTGGAGTCCTTGCGATTTGAATTAGTCAAAATTGAAGCTGCAACAAATAGATTCgctaaagaaaacatgataggCAAAGGTGGATTTGGAGAGGTTTATAGG GGTATTCTTTCAGATGGACAAGAAATAGCCGTGAAGAGGCTCACTGGGAGCTCTCGGCAAGGTGCAGTAGAGTTTAAAAATGAGGTTCAAGTTATCGCTAAGCTTCAACATAGAAATTTAGTAAGATTACTAGGATTTTGCTTGGAAGATGATGAAAAGATACTCATTTATGAGTATGTGCCAAACAAGAgtcttgattattttttattag ATATCAAGAAGCGAAGATTACTGTCGTGGTCAGAACGACTGAAGATCATAAGAGGAATTGCACGAGGAATTCTATATCTACACGAAGATTCTtgcttaaaaataattcatcGTGATCTAAAACCCAGCAATGTTTTATTAGACAGTAACATGAACCCAAAAATTTCAGATTTTGGCATGGCTAGAATTGTTGCGGGAGATGAAAATGAAGCAAGTACGGGCAGAATTGTGGGGACATA TGGTTACATGTCTCCAGAATATGCGATGCATGGACAATTTTCTGTGAAATCTGATGTATTTAGTTTTGGTGTTATGGTTCTGGAGATTATTAATGGAAAGAGGAAAGGTTGTTTGTCTGAACCAGAGGTTATTGATGACATCCGCAGACAT GCTTGGACAAAATGGACAAAGGAAAGAGCACTAGAACTGTTGGATCCTGAGATAGAAGGAGGTTATTGTGGTGAAGAAGTGAAGAAATGTATCCACATTGGTTTGTTGTGTGTTCAAGAAGATCCAAACGATAGGCCTACAATGGCAACAGTTGTGCTTTATCTCAACAACCCTTCAATTAACTTGCCTTCCCCTCATGAACCAGGATATTTTAAGCGTAACAGAGAACAACTCAACATCACCAACGATAAAGAATTGGATAATATCACTGATTCCGTCAACGATATTTCTCTAACTAAATTCTTTCCTCGATAA
- the LOC114191741 gene encoding cysteine-rich receptor-like protein kinase 10, producing the protein MASFNLVHFFTFLSFIINFVPTEAQFDRSIFGPSCQYFNRTTPKSALALNLRAILSDLSSNATAKNKPFYNTTVATKNHPESTVYGMFFCWGDVPPEHCSQCVASATKAVFSDPDQELFCSLAPYAYITYRDCMIRYSNISFFSTPDLTSGSSSCFSVDVSNKTNLISLYSKTINQVVEKASNSGVGEKKYATKEARIAGFKTLYCQAQCTPDLSPQDCRKCLNFSVAETRRTCLSDLPLWDRNPSCSMRCDVYPFYRPSTSPPPSGFLPVTHSSNTDSQAPAYLSQKCSRNQTNITGDTTFRSNLNTLFTSLSSQSTTNSGFFNDTVDTISGFFMCFADLSPTLCELCIQNATQTISSECPSSREAAIWYNHCMLHYSDHPFLPTLDTTPAYRHFNIVDTFKPNPQQSFFTWTLAESVSQLRLDIAAERTNTKNYGIKQEKLNDKQTLHTLAQCRPDLSPSDCSTCLDNIMRNEIPWCCLASPEGKVLYPSCYIMFGLSPFHTEASQVEPRKPDTSSPATESDNGSKTIILVVVPVGVSAILLSLCYYLLRRNTRKINYNTLLRENFGQESITLEGLQFDLTTIKAATNNFSPMQKIGKGGFGEVYKGILVDGRHIAVKRLSTRSKQGSVEFKNEVLLIANLQHRNLVSLIGFCLEEEEKILIYEYMSNGSLDYLLFGTQQQKLDWPKRYNIIQGTALGILYLHEYSRRKVIHRDLKPSNVLLDENMNPKISDFGMARIVEIDQDGGNTHKIAGTYGYISPEYAMFGQFSEKSDTFSFGIMILEIITGKKNIKFYESYDDGKGIIGYVWKQWKNHEPLSILDSYIKESYSAEEVLKCIHISLLCVQENPNERPSMATIISYLNNHSLDLPSPDEPTFFFHRCGMDSEIVIQNQSKSNPAAGNSESVNDMSMSIFHPR; encoded by the exons ATGGCTTCCTTTAACCTTGTCCACTTCTTTACCTTTCTCAGCTTCATCATCAATTTCGTACCCACTGAAGCACAGTTCGACCGTAGTATCTTTGGCCCCAGTTGCCAATATTTCAACAGAACCACTCCAAAGAGCGCCTTAGCATTAAACCTGAGGGCCATTCTTTCTGATCTATCTTCCAATGCTACCGCTAAAAACAAACCATTCTACAACACAACAGTGGCCACCAAAAACCACCCCGAAAGTACTGTCTACGGAATGTTCTTCTGCTGGGGTGATGTCCCCCCTGAGCATTGTAGCCAGTGTGTGGCAAGCGCAACAAAAGCAGTGTTCTCAGATCCAGATCAAGAATTATTTTGTTCCCTAGCCCCATATGCATATATTACCTACAGAGACTGCATGATTCGCTATTCCAACATTTCCTTTTTCTCCACCCCTGACTTAACTTCGGGCTCCTCTTCATGCTTCTCTGTCGATGTCTCCAACAAGACAAACTTGATAAGTTTGTATTCCAAAACCATTAACCAAGTGGTCGAAAAGGCATCAAATTCTGGTGTTGGTGAGAAGAAGTATGCCACAAAGGAAGCAAGGATAGCTGGATTTAAGACCCTTTACTGTCAAGCTCAATGCACACCTGATCTATCACCCCAAGATTGCAGAAAATGTCTAAATTTTAGCGTAGCGGAAACTCGACGGACATGTCTATCAGACTTACCGTTGTGGGATCGTAATCCCAGCTGTAGCATGAGGTGCGATGTCTATCCTTTCTATCGCCCCAGTACCTCTCCCCCACCTTCGGGATTCCTTCCGGTTACACATTCTTCCAACACAGATTCACAAGCTCCTGCTTACCTTTCCCAAAAGTGTTCCAGGAACCAAACCAATATCACCGGTGACACAACTTTCCGGTCAAATCTCAACACCCTCTTCACTTCTTTGTCTTCCCAGTCCACCACCAACTCCGGTTTCTTCAATGACACGGTGGACACGATCAGTGGCTTCTTCATGTGCTTCGCTGACCTTTCCCCTACCCTCTGTGAGCTATGTatccaaaatgcaacccaaacAATATCCTCAGAATGCCCCTCCTCCAGAGAAGCTGCCATTTGGTACAATCACTGTATGCTTCACTATTCCGATCACCCGTTTCTCCCCACACTGGACACAACCCCTGCTTATCGCCACTTCAATATCGTCGATACTTTCAAACCCAACCCGCAGCAAAGCTTCTTCACATGGACTTTGGCAGAATCTGTATCTCAACTGCGATTGGATATTGCCGCAGAGCGCACTAACACTAAAAATTATGGAATTAAACAAGAAAAACTGAATGATAAACAAACCCTCCATACTCTTGCTCAATGTAGGCCAGATCTATCTCCTTCGGATTGCAGCACCTGCCTAGATAACATTATGAGAAACGAAATCCCATGGTGTTGTTTAGCAAGTCCAGAGGGAAAAGTACTGTATCCAAGCTGCTATATTATGTTTGGCTTGTCCCCATTTCACACTGAAGCTTCTCAAGTTGAGCCGCGCAAGCCAGATACTTCTTCTCCTGCCACAG AAAGTGACAATGGGTCAAAAACAATTATCTTAGTTGTTGTCCCCGTGGGTGTCTCTGCCATACTCCTTTCCCTCTGCTACTATTTGCTAAGGAGAAATAcaaggaaaattaattacaacacTCTTCTCAGAGAAAATT ttggTCAGGAAAGTATCACTTTGGAGGGATTGCAATTCGATTTGACTACAATTAAAGCAGCAACAAATAATTTTTCGCCTATGCAGAAGATTGGAAAAGGTGGATTTGGAGAAGTTTACAAG gGTATTCTTGTTGATGGACGTCATATAGCTGTAAAAAGACTTTCAACAAGATCTAAACAAGGTTCAGTCGAGTTTAAGAATGAAGTGTTATTAATAGCCAATCTTCAACACAGGAATCTTGTATCATTGATTGGCTTTTGtctggaagaagaagaaaaaattcttATATATGAATACATGTCAAATGGAAGTCTTGATTACCTTTTATTTG GTACTCAGCAACAAAAGTTAGACTGGCCTAAACGATATAATATCATACAAGGGACAGCTTTAGGAATTCTTTATCTACATGAATATTCTCGACGCAAAGTTATACATCGTGATCTTAAACCTAGTAATGTTTTACTGGATGAAAATATGAATCCAAAAATTTCAGATTTTGGCATGGCTAGAATTGTTGAAATTGATCAAGATGGTGGGAATACACATAAAATAGCTGGAACATA tggttATATTTCACCAGAATATGCTATGTTTGGACAATTTTCTGAGAAGTCGGATACTTTTAGTTTTGGTATTATGATTCTTGAGATTATCACtggaaaaaagaatataaagttttatgaATCTTATGATGATGGAAAAGGCATCATTGGTTAT GTTTGGAAACAATGGAAAAATCATGAACCGTTAAGCATCTTGGACTCATACATTAAAGAAAGTTATTCAGCAGAGGAAGTTCTTAAATGCATTCATATTAGTCTATTATGCGTTCAAGAAAATCCAAATGAGAGACCTTCAATGGCAACAATTATTTCATATCTTAACAATCACTCACTTGATTTGCCATCTCCAGACGAACcaacatttttctttcacaGATGCGGAATGGATTCGGAGATAGTTATACAAAATCAATCCAAATCCAATCCAGCTGCTGGCAACTCAGAATCTGTTAACGACATGTCCATGAGTATTTTTCATCCACGTTAG